In Candidatus Cohnella colombiensis, one DNA window encodes the following:
- a CDS encoding iron-sulfur cluster biosynthesis family protein, protein MNIQWSDQALVEMKSKFGNEATLWRLVYDSEGCGCSVDGVPTLWAVNATEPTDVQIGSNAVQVWSDPRHLIFFEDHVRISYLPEHRSFKLSSDGQTYTNRLKLQDRRD, encoded by the coding sequence ATGAACATTCAATGGAGCGATCAAGCTTTGGTTGAAATGAAATCGAAATTCGGTAACGAAGCCACTTTGTGGCGTCTTGTCTATGATTCTGAGGGCTGTGGCTGCTCCGTTGACGGAGTACCTACATTATGGGCTGTGAACGCGACTGAGCCGACGGATGTCCAAATTGGCAGTAACGCAGTCCAAGTTTGGTCAGATCCTCGTCATCTTATATTTTTTGAAGATCATGTTCGCATTTCGTATTTACCCGAACATCGTAGCTTTAAGCTTTCTAGCGACGGACAAACTTATACGAACCGCTTGAAGCTGCAGGATCGAAGAGATTAA
- a CDS encoding aldo/keto reductase: MKYTSLGRSGLKVSNLCLGTMNFGVDTEEQEAFKIMDAALDAGINFFDTANIYGWGENAGKTEEIIGRWFAQGGGRREKVVLATKFYGDMHDPLDGPNRKEGLSAYKLRRHIEGSLKRLQTDHIELYQMHHVDRNCSWDELWEAFNVALYQGKIGYVGSSNFAGRDLVKAQYEAKSHQMLGLVCEQHKYSLLCRLPELEVLPAAEELGIGVIAWSPLDGGLLSGNALKPVEGSKRANNPERVEKHRTQLVQFEALCRELGESEANVALAWTLVQPAMTAPIIGPRTLEQLTNALRVVDIVLDESTLKRLDEIFPGPGKSAPEAYAW, encoded by the coding sequence ATGAAATACACTTCGCTAGGCCGTTCAGGCCTGAAGGTGAGCAACCTTTGTCTAGGAACTATGAATTTCGGAGTGGATACAGAAGAGCAGGAAGCGTTCAAAATTATGGATGCTGCGCTTGACGCGGGTATTAACTTTTTCGATACGGCTAACATATATGGTTGGGGCGAAAATGCGGGCAAAACCGAGGAGATTATCGGTCGTTGGTTCGCTCAAGGTGGCGGACGCCGTGAAAAGGTTGTGCTTGCAACAAAGTTCTACGGTGATATGCATGACCCGTTAGATGGTCCAAATCGCAAGGAAGGCTTGTCAGCGTACAAGCTTCGCCGTCACATTGAAGGTTCGTTAAAACGACTACAAACCGATCACATTGAGCTTTACCAGATGCACCATGTTGATCGTAATTGTTCTTGGGATGAGCTGTGGGAAGCATTCAATGTTGCATTGTATCAAGGCAAAATCGGCTATGTTGGATCGAGCAACTTTGCTGGTCGCGATCTTGTGAAGGCACAATACGAGGCGAAGTCACATCAGATGCTCGGACTCGTGTGCGAGCAACACAAGTATAGCTTGCTTTGCCGTTTACCAGAGCTTGAAGTATTGCCCGCAGCAGAAGAGCTTGGCATTGGAGTAATTGCTTGGAGCCCATTAGACGGAGGATTGTTGAGCGGTAATGCGTTAAAGCCGGTAGAAGGCTCAAAACGTGCGAACAATCCAGAGCGAGTAGAGAAGCATCGCACTCAACTCGTTCAGTTCGAAGCGTTATGTCGTGAGCTAGGGGAAAGTGAAGCGAATGTTGCGCTAGCCTGGACGTTAGTGCAGCCTGCAATGACAGCTCCAATTATCGGGCCACGTACACTCGAGCAGCTTACGAATGCACTTCGAGTTGTGGATATTGTACTCGATGAGTCGACCCTAAAGCGTTTAGATGAAATTTTTCCAGGTCCAGGCAAGTCTGCCCCGGAAGCCTATGCTTGGTAA
- the mutS gene encoding DNA mismatch repair protein MutS, protein MAGYTPMMEQYLSVKATATDALLFFRLGDFYEMFFEDALTASRELEITLTGRDGGQEERIPMCGVPHHAAEGYIARLIEKGYKVAICEQVEDPATAKGVVKREIVRIVTPGTVMDTKSVGEATNNFIIGVAEQDGRFGVAACDLTTGELYVTSFPATVEYIKNVLNVYRPAEAVGDNHAIARINDEQRSVNRALLTTIIETDANVITDSTALLEQQFPNEDWSTHESAQLLAVEKLIIYLQQTQKRSLAHLRTVKAYDSEAYMALDAFTRRNLELTETVRDRSRKGSLLSLLDRTRTAMGARLLKRWIDQPLLNRNELDRRLDAVEALHQDWIVRKDLRDELSEVYDLERLAGRIAYGTANGRDLNALKTSLQHIPALQELCRNLGATPLIELANSLDACADIAVAIEQAIATDPPVSVKEGGLIKPGYDSKLDELRDASQHGKQWIAELERQEREATGIKSLKIGFNKVFGYYLEVTRSNLASLPEGRYERKQTLANAERFVTPELKEKEALILEAEERMVDLEYERFVQLRDEIASQMERLQRLAENVSALDVLQSFAEASAERRYSRPHWTEGSGFDLTIEEGRHPVVEAVNDHGVFIANDTSLSMENGSILLITGPNMAGKSTYMRQVAMICLMAQIGCFVPAKRAILPLVDRIFTRIGAADDLVGGQSTFMVEMKDIQVMTEQATSRSLIIIDELGRGTSTDEGMAIAQSVIEYVHDHIKCKALVSTHFHELSHLESSLMGLKNGCMAVKESTEGVTFLRKLVPGAADSSYGIYCAQLAGLPDTIVSRAYHLLNSDEPKQIKEPSSTKVVQLAMFNEPPAPTKPVKTISPANEKLLERLKKLDVMRMTPFQALEWLNDARNQMLEGGENQ, encoded by the coding sequence ATGGCTGGATATACCCCTATGATGGAGCAATATTTGTCAGTAAAAGCGACGGCGACTGATGCGTTGTTGTTTTTTAGGCTGGGTGACTTTTATGAAATGTTTTTTGAAGATGCGCTGACTGCATCGAGGGAGTTGGAGATCACTTTAACTGGACGCGACGGTGGCCAGGAGGAGCGGATTCCAATGTGCGGAGTTCCCCATCACGCGGCAGAAGGATATATCGCAAGGTTGATTGAAAAAGGCTATAAAGTGGCAATATGTGAACAGGTTGAGGATCCAGCGACTGCTAAGGGTGTTGTGAAAAGAGAGATCGTACGCATCGTTACACCGGGTACTGTTATGGATACAAAATCGGTTGGAGAAGCGACAAACAATTTTATTATTGGAGTTGCAGAGCAGGATGGACGATTTGGTGTCGCAGCATGTGATCTAACGACGGGTGAACTTTATGTTACTTCATTTCCTGCTACAGTTGAGTATATAAAAAATGTGTTGAATGTGTATCGTCCTGCTGAAGCAGTAGGAGATAACCACGCAATTGCGCGTATCAATGATGAACAGCGAAGCGTGAATAGAGCTTTACTGACAACAATTATTGAAACAGATGCAAATGTAATCACAGATAGTACGGCGCTATTAGAGCAGCAATTCCCAAATGAGGATTGGTCGACACATGAGTCGGCACAATTGCTTGCTGTGGAGAAATTGATTATTTACTTGCAACAGACACAGAAGCGTTCTTTAGCGCATCTACGTACAGTGAAAGCTTATGATTCTGAAGCTTACATGGCGTTAGATGCATTTACACGTCGTAATTTAGAACTGACGGAAACCGTACGTGATCGATCTCGAAAAGGTTCATTATTATCTTTACTTGATCGTACGAGGACTGCAATGGGAGCGCGCCTACTGAAGCGTTGGATTGACCAACCGCTTCTTAATCGTAATGAACTTGACAGACGACTAGATGCGGTCGAAGCGCTCCATCAAGATTGGATTGTACGCAAGGATCTTCGCGATGAACTTAGCGAAGTATACGATCTGGAGCGATTAGCCGGAAGAATTGCATATGGAACTGCAAACGGTCGTGATCTTAACGCATTAAAGACCTCACTGCAACACATCCCGGCGCTCCAGGAGCTTTGTCGTAACCTCGGTGCTACCCCGTTAATTGAGTTAGCGAACAGTTTGGACGCTTGTGCAGATATTGCAGTTGCAATTGAACAAGCAATTGCCACTGATCCGCCTGTTTCAGTTAAAGAAGGCGGCCTCATCAAGCCCGGATATGACTCAAAGCTGGACGAGCTACGGGATGCGAGTCAGCATGGTAAGCAATGGATCGCGGAGCTTGAGCGTCAGGAACGCGAAGCAACGGGAATTAAATCGCTAAAAATTGGATTTAATAAAGTATTTGGTTATTATCTTGAAGTAACCCGCTCCAATCTCGCAAGCTTGCCGGAAGGCCGCTATGAGCGGAAGCAGACGCTTGCTAACGCGGAGCGATTTGTTACACCTGAACTTAAGGAGAAGGAAGCGCTCATTCTTGAAGCAGAGGAGCGTATGGTTGATCTCGAATATGAACGATTTGTTCAACTGCGAGATGAGATCGCTAGCCAGATGGAAAGACTGCAACGCTTGGCAGAAAATGTTTCAGCGCTCGATGTTTTGCAATCGTTCGCGGAAGCAAGTGCTGAGCGTCGTTATAGCCGACCACATTGGACGGAAGGTTCTGGCTTTGACCTAACGATTGAAGAAGGACGCCATCCGGTCGTTGAAGCCGTTAATGATCATGGTGTATTTATTGCCAACGATACTTCCCTTTCGATGGAAAATGGCTCGATTCTGCTCATTACCGGGCCTAATATGGCAGGGAAGAGCACGTATATGCGACAAGTGGCTATGATTTGTCTAATGGCACAAATCGGTTGCTTTGTGCCCGCGAAACGAGCGATTTTACCGCTTGTCGATCGTATTTTTACTCGAATTGGTGCAGCAGATGACTTGGTCGGTGGGCAAAGTACGTTTATGGTTGAGATGAAGGATATTCAAGTGATGACCGAGCAAGCAACTTCACGCAGTCTCATTATCATCGACGAGCTAGGACGAGGAACGTCGACAGATGAAGGGATGGCCATCGCGCAATCTGTCATTGAATATGTGCATGATCATATTAAGTGCAAAGCTCTGGTTTCGACGCATTTTCACGAGTTATCACATCTCGAAAGCTCATTAATGGGGTTAAAGAATGGTTGTATGGCGGTCAAGGAAAGCACAGAGGGAGTAACCTTCTTACGAAAACTTGTGCCAGGGGCTGCGGATTCAAGCTATGGAATCTATTGCGCTCAGCTCGCAGGCTTGCCGGATACGATTGTGAGCCGAGCCTACCATCTGCTGAATAGCGATGAGCCAAAGCAGATCAAAGAGCCAAGCTCAACTAAGGTCGTTCAGCTTGCAATGTTCAATGAGCCACCTGCTCCAACGAAGCCAGTTAAAACGATTTCGCCTGCAAACGAAAAGCTATTAGAGCGGTTGAAGAAGCTTGACGTGATGCGAATGACTCCATTTCAAGCATTGGAGTGGCTAAACGACGCACGCAATCAAATGTTGGAAGGTGGAGAGAATCAATGA
- a CDS encoding outer spore coat protein CotE encodes MAIADKRLQSREIITKAVCGKGRKFLTVSHTVTPPHHPTSILGAWIINHQYEAVKSGDGIEVIGSYDINIWYSYNKNSQTDVAKETISYVELVPLSYVDPKHRTSTEEVTADATQEPNCVEATISANGSSVLIRVEREFSVEMVAETKVFVAVFPSGDEDGKDGDFGLGDDGDFEDLDSDFLEDEL; translated from the coding sequence ATGGCAATAGCGGATAAACGGCTACAGAGCAGGGAAATCATCACGAAGGCGGTTTGCGGAAAAGGCCGGAAGTTCCTGACGGTTTCCCACACCGTAACGCCGCCGCACCACCCGACCAGCATATTGGGTGCGTGGATCATTAACCACCAGTATGAAGCTGTAAAATCGGGGGACGGTATTGAGGTAATTGGGTCCTACGATATTAACATCTGGTATTCTTACAACAAAAACTCGCAAACAGATGTTGCCAAAGAGACGATCTCATATGTTGAGCTCGTGCCTCTATCGTATGTAGACCCTAAGCATCGCACTTCCACGGAAGAGGTCACTGCGGATGCAACGCAGGAACCGAATTGTGTGGAAGCGACGATAAGTGCAAACGGTTCTTCTGTTCTCATTCGCGTTGAACGAGAGTTTTCAGTGGAGATGGTGGCAGAAACAAAAGTTTTCGTAGCCGTATTCCCAAGCGGCGACGAAGATGGCAAGGATGGTGATTTCGGTCTTGGTGATGATGGTGACTTTGAGGATCTCGATTCCGATTTCTTAGAAGACGAACTGTAA
- a CDS encoding DUF309 domain-containing protein → MLGNSNLIHQYPVAYIEYLAEFYGSRDYFECHEIMEEYWKEHSDSPLTSCWLVLIRISVAQYHARRGNRAGALKLMGKATTEVDIPLFDQLGVDGAELKRRLTSTYEYWHANERFEYKDFELPINNEQILDAARQLSDEKGYHWMINGQEVDEQIIHRHLTRDRSEVVEARELAVKLKSGE, encoded by the coding sequence ATGCTTGGTAACTCAAATTTGATACACCAGTACCCTGTTGCCTATATTGAATACCTTGCTGAATTTTATGGTTCACGGGATTATTTTGAATGTCACGAGATTATGGAGGAATACTGGAAGGAACATTCCGATAGCCCACTTACGAGCTGCTGGCTTGTTCTTATTCGGATTTCTGTTGCACAGTATCACGCGAGAAGAGGCAACCGTGCAGGTGCGTTAAAATTGATGGGGAAAGCGACAACAGAAGTCGATATCCCATTATTTGATCAGCTTGGAGTCGACGGTGCAGAACTTAAACGACGGTTGACTTCTACATATGAATATTGGCATGCAAATGAAAGATTTGAATACAAAGACTTTGAGTTGCCAATTAATAACGAGCAAATATTAGATGCAGCTCGGCAATTGAGCGATGAGAAGGGATACCACTGGATGATTAACGGTCAGGAAGTCGATGAACAAATTATTCATCGGCACCTGACGCGTGATCGTAGTGAGGTCGTAGAGGCAAGGGAGCTAGCTGTGAAGTTGAAGAGCGGCGAATAG
- a CDS encoding S41 family peptidase — protein MIYWKKLKITVALFLCITFLITTSPTTFAATDQQTDEVRAYLEQYHYNKPSAASLSGSSIEDMIKSLNDPYTEFFEAEEWEAYSNALDQTFVGIGIVIGETNGNVFVEQLIEGGPAQLAGLMVGDQLVSSDGKSLINTTTLQVQSLLLGKEGTSLLLKVKRDGKLLDFSITRKKLQIPAVSTTMLGDGVGYLELSGFTFNAGKEMKEKLIKLEEEGLTSLIIDLRNNGGGYVSSAMAIASLFIEDGVLAHLRDRDNEDYPLKVTGSKKKYPVAVLINGYSASASELLAGALQDYGLATLVGTRSYGKGVVQTIVNLESGGVLKFTIEQYFTPSGRKVDKVGLIPNIVNTDVSGQLIDAFRAVNGNKVTINIQDRLVNVNGILNYDNTAAGQNKKGIWHANLRLIATLIGAQLKVDTKSKTFTLTKGELTYTIPTNDSHLIVKNGRTLIDVRLIKKWFPSFSYLVKENTLKLTASK, from the coding sequence ATGATCTACTGGAAAAAATTAAAAATAACAGTTGCATTGTTTTTATGTATTACCTTTCTCATCACAACTTCGCCAACCACGTTCGCCGCAACAGATCAGCAAACCGATGAAGTACGTGCGTATCTTGAGCAATATCATTACAATAAGCCAAGTGCCGCATCGCTCAGCGGTAGCTCGATTGAGGATATGATCAAAAGCCTTAACGATCCTTATACTGAATTTTTTGAGGCAGAAGAATGGGAGGCGTATAGCAACGCCTTAGATCAGACGTTTGTTGGTATCGGTATTGTCATTGGAGAGACGAACGGCAATGTGTTCGTTGAGCAGTTGATTGAAGGGGGTCCTGCACAGCTAGCCGGTTTGATGGTTGGTGACCAGCTTGTTAGTTCGGATGGCAAATCTTTAATTAACACGACTACGCTACAAGTTCAAAGTTTGTTGCTTGGAAAAGAAGGCACTTCGCTATTGCTAAAAGTAAAACGTGATGGCAAGCTGCTTGATTTTTCGATCACTCGTAAAAAACTACAAATTCCTGCTGTGTCCACGACTATGCTTGGAGATGGTGTCGGATATTTAGAATTATCAGGCTTTACTTTCAATGCGGGCAAAGAGATGAAAGAAAAGCTGATCAAGCTCGAAGAAGAAGGATTAACGTCATTAATTATTGATTTAAGAAATAATGGAGGCGGCTATGTTAGCTCCGCAATGGCAATTGCAAGCTTATTTATCGAGGATGGCGTTCTCGCACATTTGCGCGATCGAGATAATGAAGACTATCCATTGAAAGTGACCGGAAGCAAAAAAAAGTATCCTGTGGCAGTTCTCATCAATGGCTATTCAGCTAGCGCATCAGAATTGCTTGCGGGGGCATTACAGGACTATGGACTTGCTACATTAGTCGGCACACGTTCGTACGGGAAGGGCGTAGTACAAACGATTGTAAACTTAGAAAGTGGCGGTGTGTTAAAGTTTACAATTGAACAATATTTCACACCTTCAGGCAGAAAAGTAGATAAGGTCGGCCTAATCCCCAACATTGTAAATACGGATGTATCAGGTCAGCTTATAGACGCATTTCGTGCAGTGAATGGTAATAAAGTAACGATTAATATTCAAGATCGACTCGTCAATGTGAATGGAATTCTAAATTACGATAATACAGCAGCCGGTCAAAATAAAAAAGGAATATGGCACGCAAACTTGCGACTTATTGCTACTTTAATCGGCGCACAGCTTAAAGTGGATACAAAGAGCAAAACTTTTACGCTCACAAAAGGTGAATTGACCTATACAATTCCAACGAATGACTCGCACCTCATTGTTAAAAACGGAAGAACACTGATCGATGTACGATTAATTAAAAAATGGTTTCCGAGCTTCAGTTATTTGGTAAAGGAAAATACTTTGAAGCTTACGGCAAGCAAGTGA
- a CDS encoding sensor histidine kinase → MNYIVKSVLLVYFTIEMITSNVFAYEHFIILLAIIAITILKEKLIDSNYLTIVVLLLIGAGTAMDLKFIVLFGLPVYDFMIKRSYWGVVVTGMSITYFSFDHYESVNPLALIVLCGLFAYTQQVSHQEQRQWMNSLDNERRLRYELEQTKLRLLQSSKEIASITEVKERNRIARDIHDSVGHNISGILIQLRAAYKLHAKDESKSLELVSQSIEGLASSIELLRDTVHNIKPQEIVGVEHVKKIVDNFSFCPVQLKLNGDFNTIPANHIEILIANVKEALTNSSRYSKATCIEIAIDINERYSRLYVKDNGVGCAVMKEGLGLSGMKERVRNLGGTVSVSSDDGFLIVCVIPRQEKEEIA, encoded by the coding sequence ATGAACTATATCGTAAAAAGCGTCCTTCTTGTCTATTTTACGATTGAAATGATAACTAGCAACGTATTTGCGTATGAGCATTTTATCATTTTGCTAGCTATCATTGCGATCACGATTCTAAAAGAAAAATTGATAGATTCAAATTATTTGACCATCGTGGTACTTCTGCTCATTGGAGCAGGTACTGCGATGGATTTGAAGTTTATTGTATTATTTGGGTTGCCCGTCTATGACTTTATGATAAAGCGCTCATATTGGGGTGTAGTAGTCACAGGCATGAGTATCACCTATTTTTCGTTCGACCACTATGAATCGGTTAATCCACTCGCATTAATTGTTTTATGTGGTTTATTTGCGTATACGCAACAGGTGTCACATCAAGAACAAAGGCAATGGATGAACTCTCTTGATAATGAGCGTAGGCTAAGGTATGAGCTGGAACAAACCAAGCTCAGGTTGCTACAATCCTCCAAAGAGATTGCCAGTATAACGGAAGTGAAGGAACGAAATAGAATTGCCAGAGACATTCATGATAGTGTTGGGCATAACATTTCAGGCATACTGATCCAACTACGAGCTGCGTATAAGCTTCACGCTAAGGATGAGTCCAAATCGCTGGAACTGGTAAGTCAATCAATAGAGGGTTTGGCAAGCTCGATAGAGTTACTTCGTGATACGGTTCACAATATTAAACCGCAGGAAATTGTCGGGGTTGAACATGTGAAAAAAATAGTCGACAATTTTAGCTTTTGTCCGGTTCAATTAAAGCTAAATGGTGATTTTAATACGATTCCTGCAAACCATATAGAAATTCTAATTGCGAATGTGAAGGAAGCGTTGACGAACTCTTCCCGTTATTCGAAGGCGACATGCATAGAGATTGCTATCGACATCAATGAGCGATATTCTCGGCTTTATGTGAAAGATAATGGTGTAGGCTGCGCTGTAATGAAAGAAGGGCTTGGTTTAAGCGGGATGAAGGAGCGGGTTAGAAATCTCGGAGGAACAGTATCCGTTAGTTCGGATGATGGGTTTCTTATCGTCTGCGTCATACCGAGACAAGAGAAGGAGGAAATCGCTTGA
- a CDS encoding carboxypeptidase M32: MNNEQTTALEPLQQFRELIEKIKHYDEILGVIYWDMRTGAPRKGIAQRSEAIGTLAAEAFRLSTSSEMGELLAQLNESNQLEKLDELNRRLVKETTKDYERNRKIPPKLHHQYVVLTSQAESEWELAKENNDFTGFATYLEQIIAINRQFIELWGVQTSPYDTLLDMYEPGLTTVELDRLFEQLRARLVPLAEAISNSEHKPDTSFLQGTFDKEAQRKFSKLVLRDMGFDFEAGRLDESVHPFATGLSTGDVRITTRFLLNDLTSALFGTIHEGGHALYEQNIKDELTGTTLATGTSMGIHESQSRLWENVIGRSLGFWQRYLPDLKACFPGQLDEVTAEQFYRGINVVEPTLIRIEADELTYNLHIMIRYEIEKMIFNEGLSVRDLPEVWNRKYTEVLGVTPPNDAEGVLQDVHWSGGAFGYFPSYSLGNMYAAQMMDIAHQKLPDLDAQIASGQLLPLKEWLTEQVYQHGKLLEPSEIIARISGKPLESTYLCDYLENKYRDIYRLN, from the coding sequence ATGAACAATGAGCAAACAACAGCGTTGGAGCCTTTGCAGCAATTCCGCGAGTTAATTGAGAAAATAAAGCATTACGATGAAATTCTCGGCGTAATTTATTGGGATATGCGTACAGGTGCGCCACGTAAAGGTATTGCACAACGCTCTGAGGCGATCGGTACGCTCGCTGCTGAAGCATTTCGACTATCAACCTCCAGTGAGATGGGTGAGCTACTTGCGCAGTTGAATGAATCCAATCAACTGGAAAAGCTTGATGAATTGAATCGCCGTCTCGTGAAGGAAACGACGAAAGATTATGAACGTAATCGCAAAATTCCGCCTAAGCTTCATCATCAATACGTTGTTCTTACTTCACAGGCTGAATCAGAGTGGGAGTTAGCGAAGGAAAATAATGATTTTACCGGGTTCGCAACCTATTTGGAACAAATTATTGCAATCAATCGCCAATTTATTGAGCTTTGGGGTGTTCAAACATCGCCCTATGATACTTTGCTCGATATGTATGAGCCGGGATTGACGACAGTTGAGTTAGATCGACTGTTTGAACAATTGCGAGCGCGACTTGTTCCATTAGCGGAAGCGATTTCGAATTCGGAGCATAAACCGGACACGTCATTTTTACAAGGGACTTTCGACAAGGAAGCTCAGCGTAAGTTCAGTAAATTGGTGCTCCGCGATATGGGCTTTGATTTTGAAGCAGGTCGTTTGGATGAAAGTGTACACCCATTTGCTACGGGTTTAAGCACGGGAGATGTACGCATTACGACTCGTTTTCTACTTAATGATTTAACGAGTGCGCTGTTTGGAACGATTCACGAAGGCGGACACGCGCTTTATGAGCAAAACATCAAAGATGAGCTTACAGGCACAACATTAGCTACGGGCACTTCAATGGGGATTCACGAATCGCAATCACGTCTCTGGGAAAATGTAATCGGGCGCAGTTTAGGCTTCTGGCAACGTTATTTACCAGATTTGAAGGCATGTTTTCCAGGACAATTGGATGAAGTAACGGCAGAGCAATTTTATCGAGGTATTAATGTAGTTGAGCCAACACTTATACGTATCGAAGCGGATGAATTGACCTATAATTTACACATTATGATACGTTACGAGATCGAGAAGATGATTTTTAACGAAGGCTTATCCGTGCGCGATTTACCTGAGGTGTGGAATCGTAAATATACAGAAGTGCTGGGTGTGACGCCACCAAATGATGCAGAAGGTGTGCTTCAGGATGTACATTGGTCAGGCGGTGCATTCGGGTATTTCCCTTCCTATTCGCTAGGGAATATGTACGCGGCTCAAATGATGGATATCGCTCATCAGAAGCTGCCAGATTTAGATGCGCAAATTGCATCGGGGCAGTTACTACCCCTAAAAGAGTGGTTAACGGAACAAGTATATCAACATGGTAAGCTGCTTGAGCCTAGTGAAATTATCGCTCGAATAAGCGGAAAACCGCTTGAGTCAACTTATCTGTGTGATTATTTAGAAAATAAGTACCGTGACATCTATCGTTTAAATTGA
- a CDS encoding response regulator transcription factor, with protein sequence MRVLLVDDDALIRDGLTILIGMEEDFEIVGTASNGQEAFERCGQLMPDLVLMDIRMPIMDGVLGTQLIKQHFNSIKVVILTTFKDDEYIKEALKCGAEGYILKNQSSDSIIESLRAVGKGNTVFEREVASTLSAMLKDEKRMPLATNLSTRELEIMKLVADGLSNKEIAEQIFLSEGTTRNYVTGLLEKLGLRDRTQLAIYYLQRS encoded by the coding sequence TTGAGAGTGCTACTTGTGGATGACGACGCATTGATTCGGGATGGGTTGACCATATTAATCGGAATGGAAGAAGATTTTGAAATTGTTGGAACGGCATCTAACGGGCAGGAGGCATTTGAACGCTGTGGACAGCTTATGCCTGATTTAGTGCTCATGGATATTCGCATGCCGATCATGGACGGTGTGTTAGGCACCCAGTTGATCAAACAGCATTTTAATTCAATCAAGGTTGTTATTTTGACGACTTTTAAAGATGATGAGTACATAAAAGAAGCGTTGAAATGCGGGGCAGAGGGCTATATATTGAAAAATCAGTCATCTGACAGCATTATTGAAAGCTTGCGTGCCGTGGGCAAAGGCAACACCGTATTTGAGCGAGAGGTGGCAAGTACGCTATCTGCTATGCTGAAGGATGAGAAGCGAATGCCACTAGCGACTAATCTCTCCACAAGGGAGCTAGAAATTATGAAGCTTGTTGCAGATGGTCTGTCCAATAAGGAAATTGCGGAGCAAATTTTTTTGAGTGAAGGCACGACTCGAAACTATGTAACAGGCTTGCTAGAGAAGCTAGGGCTTCGGGATCGTACTCAGCTAGCCATTTATTATTTGCAGCGTAGCTAA